The proteins below come from a single Desulfitobacterium metallireducens DSM 15288 genomic window:
- a CDS encoding ferric reductase-like transmembrane domain-containing protein produces the protein MIDFILNLPLWQMIRFSGIGAYILIAIGICTGILSSMPGLKPAIKGKLIKFHRSMTHYGMVIGLLHGVITIIDPYMPFSWSEILIPFTAQHSPFLNGLGTLSAYGLLLLVFTSDFRHKIPNKVWHTLHIFSYPTFFMTFIHGFVLGTDTSVPEIRMMYLISMVAVVFLGFIRFIIGSSEKDPYLTQGAK, from the coding sequence ATGATCGATTTTATTCTTAACTTACCTCTGTGGCAAATGATCCGATTTTCAGGGATTGGAGCCTATATCCTAATTGCGATAGGTATCTGTACGGGTATCTTATCAAGCATGCCTGGACTCAAGCCCGCGATCAAGGGAAAACTTATCAAATTTCACAGATCAATGACCCATTACGGAATGGTTATAGGACTCCTACATGGAGTCATCACCATTATCGACCCGTATATGCCGTTTTCCTGGAGTGAGATTTTAATTCCCTTTACGGCTCAGCACTCTCCGTTTTTAAATGGTCTAGGCACCCTTTCGGCCTATGGTCTTCTTCTTCTCGTCTTTACCTCTGATTTTCGTCATAAAATCCCGAACAAAGTATGGCATACCCTTCATATCTTTTCCTATCCCACATTTTTCATGACATTTATCCATGGCTTTGTTCTTGGGACTGATACATCCGTCCCCGAAATTCGGATGATGTATCTCATTTCGATGGTGGCCGTCGTGTTTCTCGGCTTCATTCGCTTCATAATTGGATCCTCAGAGAAAGATCCCTATTTAACACAAGGCGCAAAATAA
- a CDS encoding FAD:protein FMN transferase, with protein MLDQVNCNSAALQSDILRAMNTDIDFMLWSKREEFPGLAQLARIWFQTVEKQFSRFREDSELTQLNSSAGKPTLISPLMLEVLQLAQNYSKITEGVFNPLILFALKKAGYNDSFEKLKDQFLDSSINSRKQTYGKFTDELSSEMFSLSLILDSETRTIQLPVGAEIDLGGIVKSWAVKRLVHEYQHLLKIERGFVNAGGDLTVWGSSSDSGEPWLIGIENPWQPSQDIGLLALNNGSVATSSILGRQWSSPKGQMHHLIDPHTMQPSQSEVVQCTVTGPDVIECEIWTKAICILGLEKGLKLLSQKSSGYEAVMFTTQKETYFYGDKSSLGKVWKDLSFQHVLYK; from the coding sequence ATGCTTGATCAAGTAAACTGCAATTCTGCAGCCCTTCAATCCGACATACTGCGAGCCATGAATACCGATATCGATTTTATGCTATGGTCCAAACGCGAAGAATTTCCGGGTCTAGCACAACTCGCCCGGATTTGGTTCCAAACCGTGGAAAAGCAATTTAGCCGTTTCCGAGAGGATAGCGAACTGACTCAATTAAACAGCTCTGCCGGAAAACCCACATTGATTTCACCCCTGATGCTTGAAGTTCTGCAATTAGCCCAAAACTATTCTAAAATTACCGAAGGAGTCTTTAACCCGCTCATTCTATTCGCCTTAAAGAAGGCAGGCTATAACGATTCCTTCGAGAAACTTAAAGATCAGTTTCTCGATTCCTCCATTAACTCCAGGAAACAAACTTACGGTAAATTTACGGATGAATTGAGCTCTGAAATGTTCTCCTTATCCTTAATTCTGGATTCTGAAACGAGGACAATCCAACTCCCTGTAGGAGCTGAGATCGATTTAGGCGGAATTGTTAAGAGTTGGGCAGTCAAGCGCTTAGTTCATGAATACCAACACCTGCTAAAAATTGAAAGAGGTTTCGTTAACGCTGGGGGGGATCTCACCGTCTGGGGGAGTTCCTCTGATAGCGGAGAGCCCTGGTTAATCGGAATCGAAAATCCGTGGCAACCCAGTCAGGATATTGGACTTCTCGCCCTTAATAACGGCTCAGTGGCAACCTCGAGTATACTTGGAAGGCAGTGGTCTAGCCCTAAGGGTCAGATGCATCATTTAATTGATCCCCATACGATGCAGCCCAGTCAAAGTGAGGTTGTCCAGTGTACAGTCACTGGCCCTGATGTGATTGAGTGCGAAATTTGGACAAAAGCAATCTGTATCCTTGGGCTTGAAAAGGGTCTTAAACTCTTGTCCCAAAAATCAAGCGGCTATGAAGCTGTTATGTTTACAACGCAAAAAGAAACCTATTTTTATGGGGATAAGTCCTCTTTAGGAAAAGTATGGAAAGATCTTTCTTTTCAACACGTTCTCTATAAATAA